In one window of Deinococcus cellulosilyticus NBRC 106333 = KACC 11606 DNA:
- a CDS encoding DinB family protein, producing the protein MNEVLKEFQETLESAHQKLYAMPAALTDAPWAQGKWTRKQVLGHLIDSASTNHQRFVRGQLADHAVIPGYHPDAWVEVQKYQELPWLTILNLWYAYNQHLLGIASKIPAEKYGNVIQIAGETFEAPLQWWVTDYVRHLRHHLGQIFSGLDSDDTTSG; encoded by the coding sequence ATGAATGAAGTGCTGAAAGAATTCCAGGAAACGCTGGAGTCGGCCCACCAGAAGCTGTACGCCATGCCTGCCGCACTCACCGATGCCCCCTGGGCGCAGGGCAAATGGACCCGCAAGCAGGTGCTCGGTCACCTGATTGATTCTGCTTCCACCAACCACCAGCGTTTCGTGCGCGGTCAGCTCGCAGACCACGCCGTGATCCCTGGTTACCATCCAGACGCCTGGGTGGAGGTGCAGAAGTACCAGGAGCTCCCCTGGCTCACCATCCTGAACCTCTGGTACGCCTACAACCAGCACCTGCTGGGCATCGCCAGCAAGATCCCTGCAGAGAAATATGGCAATGTGATCCAGATTGCCGGAGAGACCTTCGAGGCCCCCCTGCAGTGGTGGGTGACCGATTATGTGCGCCACCTCAGGCACCACCTGGGACAGATCTTTTCAGGTCTGGACTCGGACGACACCACCTCAGGCTGA
- a CDS encoding endonuclease domain-containing protein, translating to MKNKLLEVYAQKLSPEKRMVLLRQLQELKGTGLPKAGSHLEEIFVLQMRLYGIPTPIREHEFHPERRWRFDFAWVHLKVAVEIEGGVSSPRGRHTQLDGFVKDAEKYAIATEMGWRVFRYPAALINNEFAIKQIARVLGVKP from the coding sequence ATGAAGAACAAACTCCTTGAAGTCTACGCGCAAAAACTCTCTCCCGAGAAGCGGATGGTTCTGCTTCGACAGCTTCAGGAACTGAAAGGCACGGGCCTGCCCAAAGCAGGTTCGCACCTCGAAGAGATCTTCGTGCTGCAGATGCGGCTTTACGGCATTCCCACCCCGATTCGGGAGCATGAGTTCCACCCGGAACGCCGCTGGCGCTTTGATTTTGCATGGGTTCACCTGAAGGTGGCAGTCGAGATTGAAGGTGGAGTCAGTTCCCCGAGGGGCAGGCACACCCAGCTGGACGGTTTTGTCAAGGATGCCGAGAAGTACGCCATCGCCACCGAGATGGGTTGGAGGGTGTTTCGTTACCCTGCTGCACTGATCAACAACGAATTTGCCATCAAGCAGATTGCACGGGTTCTAGGAGTGAAACCATGA